One genomic segment of Candidatus Margulisiibacteriota bacterium includes these proteins:
- a CDS encoding VanZ family protein codes for MKTGKPELIRKSLAILYLGLIIYLSSQPALPRISDFQYTDKILHCFEYFILAGLIYAGWGFGQSVRYKAFVFMTFFAASDEIHQLFVPNRDCSFADFVADNVGIVFGFILMKIKTSVESSWYNFLLGKKR; via the coding sequence ATGAAAACGGGAAAACCGGAATTAATTAGAAAAAGCCTGGCCATACTTTATCTGGGTCTTATTATTTATTTATCCAGTCAGCCGGCGTTACCCAGGATTTCCGATTTCCAGTATACTGACAAAATTTTACATTGCTTCGAGTACTTTATTCTTGCCGGTTTAATTTACGCTGGCTGGGGTTTTGGGCAGTCAGTGCGCTATAAAGCTTTTGTTTTTATGACTTTTTTTGCGGCCAGCGACGAAATCCACCAGCTTTTTGTGCCAAACAGGGATTGTTCGTTTGCTGATTTTGTAGCAGATAACGTAGGCATAGTTTTTGGATTTATTCTTATGAAAATAAAGACATCTGTTGAATCTTCTTGGTATAATTTTTTATTAGGGAAGAAAAGATAA